One Nicotiana tomentosiformis chromosome 1, ASM39032v3, whole genome shotgun sequence genomic window, AATTTTCATTATTTTCTGTTATTCATTgtttaatttgatattttttaattatttaaagaaCCTATTTTTTCTTGTATTGCGAAATTAGGAATGTGATAACTTTtcgattattttttattttcttgtatATTGACATAATAAAAGCAAATAAATCTCTTTTCAAAGTTATtagtttttatttaaattttccaATTTCACATTAAAACGACAAACATTCCAAAACACACTTTGTATCTTTACTAATAATTTTTATAAGATAAAAACTTAAAatgttatcgtttgagatacaaATTTTGTACTTAATCATCATTGAAGTGCACGTAGACTAGTTTATATAACAGGATAGAAACCTAAAATATAGTCTATATTGATTCATTAAAAACTCCTGGCCTAGCGAAATATGGTACAAAGTTATCATGTAACAACAGTCTACAACTTTTTGATACAACACCGTCTTTTGTCTACAATGACTTCCAGTCGGACAAAGCAGGAGTGGAGAGACGAAGACTTGTCAACTCTTGCGTTTTTGATACACCCCCTAATCCCCCAGTTGTAAATTCATCCTGAAACAGGATCTCTGTCACTCCTTCATATAGTACTACAGATGGTTTTTGTCATGATCCTGATCTATGAATCCTAGTTTTGCAGTAGTAAGTAGTTTTAGTACTGATCCAACTATGGATCATAGTTCAGTAGTAGCTAATCATGTAACATCAGCCACCCTTGGTGCCCAGTGTATCATTTTTTGCAAATCAGTAATCTTTTATGACTAAAAACAAAACTCAGccatttaaaaatttgatattttttaattTGAAAAGGGTAACTTCTAAATAAGAATCCAATTAGAATTAGGAATAGGTTCAGCCTTGCCCTTCTCTACATAGACTGTACACCAAAATCACTTTCcaacactcgtcaccttgcgtacacggctttcacacatcacaattatcacaaaataaCACTAATCCTAAGGAGTAATTCTcccacacaaaattaggcaagacATTTACCTCAAAACACACTAACTCAATCTACTAATAGGCcattccctcgattatccaattccgaacggctcgaatctagccaaaacaacttcacaccataaatataaactatagaaaactatTTCGAACAACAAAGTGACGATCTttacaaagaaacaaaaaatcaactcaaaaagtcaatccgggctcgctcctaagtctaaaatcactatacggagctattcgaaccgtcaaaactcaattacggagtcgtctacacataagtcaaactacggtcaactccttcaacttaaacctccaacttagggactacgtgtgccatttcactccgaaactcacccgaaatcaaaaccaaataccccgaatcacataaccacaatataacacatgggaggcaataaataggggatcggggctataatattcaaaacgactggccggatcgttatatcctccccctcttaaaacaaacgttcgtcctctaacgagtatagagatatacctgaagtagtgaaaagatgagggtaacggctacacatatcatgttcggtctcccaagtcgcctcatcgactggttgacccctccattgaaccttcactgaagcaatgttgtTCGACCTCAGTTTTCGTacctacctgtccaaaatggccaccgacacctcaacataagacaaatcattgtccaactagactgagctaaaatccaacacatgagacgaatcaccgtggtacttccggagcatagaaacatggaatactggatgaactgcagctaggcTAGATggcagtgcaagcttgtaggccacctctccaatcatcttaagaatctcaaaaggtccgatatacctagggctcaacttgcccttcttcccgaacctcataacacccttcatgggcgaaacccgaagcaagacccgctccccaaccacgaatacaacatcacaaaccttccgatctgcataactcttctgtctagattgggttgtgcgaagccgatcctgaatcaatttaacctttttcaaagaatcctgaactaagtctgtacctaatagcctagcctcacccagctcaaaccaacccactggagaccgataccgcttcccatacaaggcctcttacggggccatctgaatgctcgactcgtagctgttgttgtaggcaaacttcgcaagcggcaagaactgatcccaagggCCCCTGAACTCCAcgacacatgcacgaagcatattctctaatatctgaatagtgaggtcggactgtccgtctgagggtgaaatgctatactcaactcaacctgcgtgcctaactcacgttgtacggtcctccagaatcgtgatgtaaactgcgtaccccagttagagatgatggatatcggcacaccatgaagtcggacaatctcgcgaatataaacttgagccagctgctttgaagaataagtaatgaaatgagccgacttggtcaacctattcaGAATCACCCGTACTGTATCTAACTTCCTCCGAGTCAGTGGAAGTTTTTTCCCCATTTTTTTCATTGGCTTCATTTTCAATGTAAACTCAGATACATGGGTGTTCAATTTGTTGAAAAATTTGTTCGATCCAGAATAttaaatttttcttatttttaaaaatttgttgATAAAGGATAAATCTCGAGGGGTGCACAGTTTGAAACTCCTGACAACGTAACTAGATATCATCTTTCTTAAAAGCTACTGGTTTTATTAAAGCCAAATAAAACTAAAACAAATAAAACAGGAAAAAGAGAAACAACTAGGAACGGGATTCACATGATATATATCTAAcgaagaaatgaaaaaaaatgcTAGTAGTATTCTTGTCTTCATACGGCTAGCGCCAAAAAACTGATTGAGAGACGTGGTCCAACAAAGAAGAAAACGGGCTTGCAAACCAAGTGGCTCTTGCTCTTATTACTAGTTCCCCGCTCTGCTTCACAAAAAATATCTCAAATTTATAGTATCTCTCTGATCAAGCTTCAATGGCTGCATTAAGTTCAGTTTCAGTAGCGCACGTATCATTTTCCATATCTAACCCTCAAATCCCAAGAAGTTACAGACGTTTGCCTACTTTATTTGCATCAGCATCAGCATCAACTACACCTTCCCACGAATCATCTTCATCCACACAAAGTGGGAGTGTATTATCCTCAACTAATTCTCCACCAAAAGTGCCCTTTGTTGAGTCCTCTAAAACCCCGGATAATGGATTCAACTATGCTTTGGCAAATCCTAATGGAAACCCAGTTGTTAGATTTGTTCAGCACACAGAATCAACAATTGAAAGGGTACAAATTTGATCTTTTTGCTCTTTCTTGATAGTACTTACTATTATTAATATCTGTTTGTTTATTTGCTATCTAATTCTTGAGGATTAGAGGGTGCTGTGATTTTTAACTCTTTTTGGGTGTATTAATATGGGGTTTCTAAGTCTATATGCTCATCAATAGGATTGTAACCACAAAGAttcattaataaaattatttttcttcatatAAAAAGAAGAAGTCTATATGCTCAAAGATAGAATAACTACAAGATGACTTAAAATGGTGCCGGGCTTCCAAGCATGTTGGTGTGTTCAACCAGAAATAAATCTTGAGGATTGGAAAATGATATGATTTATTCTATTCTTTTGGGTGCTATCAAGAATTGACACTGAGTTCTAATATTGATATCTGTTCAATATGAGTAGGAATTGGTATATGCTGCATATATCTAATGCTCACTGCTTATTTATATTTGAGCAGGCAATATTTGACTTTCGTTTTCTAGCATTCCTTGCTATCGGAGGCTCATTGGCTGGTTCGCTGCTCTGCTTCCTCAATGTAATTCCTTTTCCAACCATCCCTTATTTTTCAATGTGAAGtatgaaaatatataaaaacCATATACTATAGGTGTTTAACTGGTAAaattgctgccatgtgaccagtaggtcacgggttcgagccgtggaaacagcctcttgcagaaatgtagggtaaggctgcatacaatagactcttatggtccggcccttccccggaccccgcgcatagcgggagcttagtgcaccgggctgccctttttttttaTAGGTGGTTAAATTTTATATCTTAGTACTTCCTGGGGAAATTTATGACAGAAAGACTTGTGTTGAAGGCTGTAATTAACACACAAACTTCGATTGTTTTAGTGCATTTATTGTTTTTTAGACCATATATAATGGCTTAGACCGACAAGATGTTGGTTCATAGATCTTATATGATTTGACATGCTTTAGGGTGATTGGGTATGTGAAACTTATTGCTTTGATCAACTCcaggaattctttttaatttagtGTATGATGAAAATGGCCTGTTGAGAATCAGACTAACATTAATCCATTGTAATTCTTGATCAGTTATCATACACTTGCATTGATAGAAAACATAGTATCTACGGGAGTCAGTTATTCCTGCCGAAGTCCTATACGTGCTCATTCTCTTGCATTTCAAATTTTAGTCTATCACTAGCTTATAATACCAATTCGTCAAATAACGAAGTTGCAGATTCAATAAACTGTTTATCCTTCATCTGGTGTGCAACTCTATCTTAACCTCTACGCTATCAGTTAATTCTTTGTCTATAGTTTACTAGGTGCAATATAGTTATCCTCAGCTAATTATTTGTTTAGGTACATTATTTTAGTCAAAGTCTTTCTCTAGTGCTTTAAGGCACAAAACATTGATTTTGGTTCATGCGCTTAATCcttttaatacatataatcatGACATCACATAAGAGGTAATACCATTTTTACGGGTTCTATCAGTTGTTTTAGCAGTTAAATTCTCTTTTGTAGGGTTGTGTCTACATTATTGACGCTTACAAGGTTTATTGGACGAGCTGTGTCAAGGGAATTCACACAGGACAAATGGTTCTGCGTTTGGTTGAAGCTATAGGTGAGTTTCTGCATGATCTTGATTTTTTCAAGATCATCATGCTTGTAATCAAAAAATTGTAGAAGAGCACCTCAGTGTAGGCGACACATTCAATGATTGCATTTCAACATATCTTTTAATCAACCATCTTTTGATAACCGCTGGCCCTTTGGAATTATTTTTGCATCGCAGTTCGCAGTAAATGTGTTATCACATTCTAATCTGCCTTGGTAGATTTCCTTAACATTAGAGTTGCTGCCATTTTATCTGGATTACTCTCAGTCTTCTAGCTTAGTTTCAATTTCTAGTGGAAgattatatgcaaaatttatcAGTCAAGATAAGCTGATCAACACTGTAGAACTGTATAAGATATTCATCTGAAACATCACCTAGAAGCTGAGTAGAAAATCCTTTTCTCTTTAAAGTGAGCCATCTTTGGTGCTTCAATATACAACTTGTTATTCTATTCTTTGTTCCAAGCTTTGTTGGTGTACACTTGGACTTACTTCGCTCTGTTGCACTGTAATTTCCTCTGGTGGTCTTGTAAATCATTAGTGAAGTTGCTCCCTTTCAGTGAACTGCTCTTGAAGTCATAGCCTAGTCATATAAAGGTTGTGCCTATTGTGAAAGAATACTTAGTTGTCGCTTGTATGGGAGTTGCAGAATTTCTATCTAAAATGTCAATTTGAGTGATATAATACCTCATTGTTTACATCTAAACGCATAATATCTTCTTTTTATGTTCCTGATTTTACTATCCTTGTAATGCAGATGTTTATCTTGCTGGGACCGTGATGTTCATATTTGGGATGGGCTTATACGGATTGTTTATCACTAATGTCTCTGCTAATGTGGATCCAACTGCCGACCGTGCCCTCAAGCACTCTTCCTTGTTTGGGATGTTTGCTCTGAAGGTAGTCGCACTCTGGATCTTCTTGACTTACATATTTCTGTTTGCCAATCTTAACTGTTCATATACTTCCACTATACATTGTTGCTTTCTTCGTAAACTTAAGTGGATTCAACTATTCAATCCTGTTTGATTACTTGAGAATGGAAATTGTAGATGGCAAAAATGATGGTGATCTTTCAAAAGGAAAATTACTTTATTTGGAAGAGAGTTGTTTAAGCTCGAATTGCATTCATGTCACATGATCTAATATGGTGCACTTCTCAACCATAATGTATTAAGAAACAAGGTTTTACAAAATAGGTTTTAGTCTAATTGTAGCTTCATGTATCAATGAATCCCAGAGTTCTGATGGGATAGATGCCAATGAATCTCTGAGATCATTTTTGAACTTATATAAGCTCTTATGGTACAGCCAAATGAAACTCCTAAAGGTTCATTGTATCATCTATTCCTGCTAGCAGTCTGCTGAAGATTGTGGTACTCTCACGACTACAATAAATTCTGAATATCCCCCAGAAGACTAATATAAGAGGTATTGAAGATTTAATTAGATTGCTGAAGATTGTAGTAATCATAAAAAGCATAAGTTTCACGAAgcgagtaatattctttctcttGTACCTAATTACTGTTTTGACCCTTTAAATGTGCATTAGAGATTTGAAAGTCTAGTCCAGTTTGTGATTGAAGGAAAAATGTTGCTGTAACATGTAAACTTGTGAAGATGACTGCATCTTGCATACATCAACCATGAAACATGTGCAATTGTGGGTATAGAGTTTTCTGTTTTGTTCTCTTGTTTGAATCAGTTGATGGTGCCATGTAGGAGAGGCCAAAATGGATGAAGATCAGTTCACTTGATGAACTGAAAACCAAAGTGGGACATGTAATTGTCATGATTCTTCTTGTCAAGATGTTCGAGAGGAGCAAAATGGTCACTATAGCCACTGGTACTGATCTATTGAGCTACTCAGTGTGTATCTTTTTATCTTCTGCTTCCTTGTATATTCTCCATAATCTGCACAAGGAGTAGCACTTGACATGTACCGAACTGATGAGCATGTATAGCCAAGTAATCAAATTTTTTAAGCTAGCATTAAAAAAAATTTCCTCAAAAGTCAAAACCTTGGTTTATTGCTATGGACTTGTGGAGGAAAGAATGCTTCTCTCTTCCTCTCATATAGTTCAACAGTGTTCACTAAAAGTTATTCCAGCATCTAACATTTACCATAgataaaaaaagaaacaaaataatGAGCTTCCTACATCCAACAAGAAGCAAGCCTGTATAATACAGTATTGTTGCGACACTTTCCTCTACTGTGTCAACGAGGTATTGATATTCAAATACAGGGACCTTTTCATTAACCAGTGTGCTGAATAGCCTATCGCGAAAATTAGTTGGCAAAGAATAAGAAGGAAAATTTACACAAGTGATATTGTAATTCACTGTCCACCCTCCCAAGACAGGGAAAATCGCCCATATAAAGTTAATAACCTGTAACTAACATATCTTTTTGGGTAACATTTTTCAATTAGACACCATTTTCTTCATTTGGCCAAAGAATTCACGGTTACAAATTTGTATGCAACTACATTCAACATGGACGTGAGTTACAAATTTACAGCTTATCTGGGAAGCAAAAAGGAAAAACtgccaaaaatattaaaaattttaattgCGTCTGCCGGGAGTCGAACCCGGGTCTATTGCTTGGAAGGCAATTATCCTAACCGTTGGACTACAAACGCTTGTTTTTGTAAAAGGCATTTTGCTGTTTTGTTAAGAAGCAGAAAAGAGCTGTCCACAAATTCAGAATGTaggttcaacaacaacaacaacgacccagtgaaatcccactagtggagtgtggggaggttagtgtgtacgcagaccttacctctaccccaaagggatagagaggctgtttccgatagactctcggctcaagaagatGAAAAGATGACGAAAAGAGataatatatcagtaccatcaataaaaaccatagaaaaaaaataacaacatcataagaaccagaaaatagatgaaaagcaAAATAATAACCGATAGATAAAACCCGACACCAAGAGAAATGAAAGAGTGGTGTGAAGTCAAAATGTAGGTCCAGTTGCCTTAAAAATTCAGAAAAATATCATATGATTGAATGATGTATGCACGTTGGTTAGGCGTTGATTTCACAACAAGAAGGTATTGTATTAGACATAGGTGTCTATGTTTAGGAATTCTAAATGAGTAAATGTAGCACTAAAAAAGGGGGATAAAGagaaacaactaggaacggtaTTCACATGGTATATTATATATACCTAATAAGAAATGTGTTAATATTGTCTTTTTTTGAGAGATATAAGCGCCAAAGGCTGATTAAGAGCCTGTTTGGCTAAGCTTTTGGGAggctaaaattatttttttgtcaaaaaaaatattttttggaaaatttaaggtgtttggccaaaatgaaaaagtacttttgaataGAAGCAGAATTAATTTTTCTGCTTTTGGGGAGAAGCTACAAATTTTGGCTTCTtccaagaagcagaagcagaaaattAATTTGTCCAAAACAAAAATAACTTtacaaaataattatatttttcaaattatccttcattaatttaacatttttcttttccttttcctctttctttttatttctactatacaattcttttttctttttttttaatcatatttttattctctttctcCTATTCCTACGAGTAGATTTTAAActtatattaaataatatattttggtatatttaaattatcatgtAAACAATAAGTAATACTAAACACTCAATGTTATTGCTTtggaataattatattttatattgattgaaatttttaatttatatttttattttacattttatattttaattgagttcttttataataaatgtttaaatttattttttttttcttaatagtATTAATCACAAATTGAACCTTTATTGTCTTTTTCGTAATTTGatagttaaaaatattttttaaaagattGGTCAAACATAAAATAATGACGAATTataaaagaatttttttaaaaaaacacttTTTAAC contains:
- the LOC104106126 gene encoding uncharacterized protein isoform X1 encodes the protein MAALSSVSVAHVSFSISNPQIPRSYRRLPTLFASASASTTPSHESSSSTQSGSVLSSTNSPPKVPFVESSKTPDNGFNYALANPNGNPVVRFVQHTESTIERAIFDFRFLAFLAIGGSLAGSLLCFLNGCVYIIDAYKVYWTSCVKGIHTGQMVLRLVEAIDVYLAGTVMFIFGMGLYGLFITNVSANVDPTADRALKHSSLFGMFALKERPKWMKISSLDELKTKVGHVIVMILLVKMFERSKMVTIATGTDLLSYSVCIFLSSASLYILHNLHKE
- the LOC104106126 gene encoding uncharacterized protein isoform X2; amino-acid sequence: MAALSSVSVAHVSFSISNPQIPRSYRRLPTLFASASASTTPSHESSSSTQSGSVLSSTNSPPKVPFVESSKTPDNGFNYALANPNGNPVVRFVQHTESTIERAIFDFRFLAFLAIGGSLAGSLLCFLNGCVYIIDAYKVYWTSCVKGIHTGQMVLRLVEAIDVYLAGTVMFIFGMGLYGLFITNVSANVDPTADRALKHSSLFGMFALKPNETPKGSLYHLFLLAVC